The Methanobrevibacter sp. DNA window GTCTCATACTCATTCATATGAATAGGAACGATCATTGCGTTTCCTTTCTTGGATAAGACTGAAGGAACTCCTAAGCAAACTCCTTTTACATCAGCAATCTCTCCATCCAGATATAGGCTGACGGTCAATATCTTGTGAGTATTGGTTATGATTGTTGTAATCAGGTTTGATATTGCATATGCAGGCCCATATTCAGTAGCTCCCTTTTTGGAGATGATAGTGTTTCCCGCATTCCTTAGAGTCTGAATGATGTCCTTGATATCCAATTCCACCTCTCTGATAAAGTACTTTAGAGGAATACCTCCGATGGTTGTTGAACTTAAAAGAGGAACCATATTATCCCCATGCTCTCCAATTACACGGGTATGTATCTCACTGCCGTTGATATTCAGGCGTCTTGCAAAGTAAGTCTTCAACCTTAAGGAATCCAAGTGATTTCCAAGACCAATCACCTTATCCCTATTGAATCCGGAAGCGTCATAGGCTATTGCAGTCATGACATCTACAGGGTTTGTTGCAACAAGAATAATTGCATCAGGAGCATGAATGGCAATCTGCTTTGCATAATTGGAAACTATTTTGGCATTTGTAAAGGCCAAATCACGTCTGCTCATGCCCTTATCCCTATGAACGCCAGCAGTAATCAATACAATATCAGAGCCTGCAATGTCTTCGAAATTGCATGAGGGGGTGAGTAGACAGTCAATATCTTCAGCAGCCAATGCATCATACATGTCATAACTTTGACCTTTTGCCTTATCCAAGCTTTCAGGTCTTGAAAAAAGCACAACCTCACTTATCACATCTGCCCTAGCCAATTTGAATGTGACGTTTTTACCTATAGTTCCAGTGGATCCCATTACAGTTACCTTTGCCATTTTTAGCCTCCTTTAAATTCAATTTTGATTAATTGATTAATAATTAATTTATTTGTTTTTACAATATTACTTTTTATATTTATAAGTAATAATATTTTTTAAAATACTTATATTT harbors:
- a CDS encoding malate dehydrogenase encodes the protein MAKVTVMGSTGTIGKNVTFKLARADVISEVVLFSRPESLDKAKGQSYDMYDALAAEDIDCLLTPSCNFEDIAGSDIVLITAGVHRDKGMSRRDLAFTNAKIVSNYAKQIAIHAPDAIILVATNPVDVMTAIAYDASGFNRDKVIGLGNHLDSLRLKTYFARRLNINGSEIHTRVIGEHGDNMVPLLSSTTIGGIPLKYFIREVELDIKDIIQTLRNAGNTIISKKGATEYGPAYAISNLITTIITNTHKILTVSLYLDGEIADVKGVCLGVPSVLSKKGNAMIVPIHMNEYETNKFRNAAEEIKKLTDEVMESLKEE